The Neovison vison isolate M4711 chromosome 13, ASM_NN_V1, whole genome shotgun sequence genome includes a region encoding these proteins:
- the NEDD8 gene encoding NEDD8 — translation MLIKVKTLTGKEIEIDIEPTDKVERIKERVEEKEGIPPQQQRLIYSGKQMNDEKTAADYKILGGSVLHLVLALRGGGDLRQ, via the exons ACGCTGACCGGAAAGGAGATTGAAATTGACATTGAACCTACAGACAAG GTGGAGCGAATCAAGGAGCGTgtggaggagaaagagggaatcCCCCCACAGCAGCAGCGGCTCATCTACAGTGGAAAACAGAT GAATGATGAGAAGACAGCAGCTGATTACAAGATCCTAGGTGGTTCAGTCCTCCATCTGGTGTTGGCTCTGAGAGGAGGAGGTGATCTCAGGCAGTGA
- the LOC122894267 gene encoding magnesium-dependent phosphatase 1, which yields MERLPKLAVFDLDYTLWPFWVDTHVDPPFHRSSDGAVRDRRGQAVRLYPEVPDVLRRLQDLGVPVAAASRTGEIEGAKQLLELFDLDRYFVHREIYPGSKVTHFERLQQKTGVVFSQMIFFDDEKRNIIDVSKLGVTCILVQNGMCLQTLTEGLETFAKAQAGP from the exons ATGGAGCGGCTCCCGAAGCTGGCGGTCTTCGATCTGG ATTACACGCTCTGGCCGTTCTGGGTGGACACGCACGTAGACCCTCCGTTCCACAGGAGCAG CGACGGGGCCGTCCGGGATCGGCGGGGCCAGGCGGTCCGACTGTACCCAGAGGTGCCCGACGTCCTGCGACGGTTGCAGGACCTTGGCGTGCCTGTGGCGGCCGCTTCACG GACCGGGGAGATCGAAGGGGCCAAGCAGCTTCTGGAGCTCTTTGACCTTGACAGATACTTTGTTCATCGGGAAATCTATCCCGGCAGCAAGGTCACCCACTTTGAAAG GTTGCAGCAGAAGACTGGAGTGGTTTTCTCCCAGATGATCTTTTTTGATGATGAGAAGCGGAATATCATAGACGTCAGCAAACTGG GAGTTACCTGCATTCTTGTCCAGAATGGAATGTGTCTTCAAACCCTAACTGAAGGACTAGAGACATTTGCAAAGGCCCAAGCTGGACCCTGA
- the CHMP4A gene encoding charged multivesicular body protein 4a, translating to MMSPGCPKERLAQAGLGALRLHPPRAKAEVAGRRGAEAGEARVAMSGLSRLFGRGKKEKGPTPEEAIQKLKDTEKILIKKQEFLEQRIQQELQMAKKHGIKNKRAALQALRRKKRLEQQLAQTDGTLSTLEFQREAIENATTNAEVVRTMELAAQGMKKAYQDMDIDKVDELMADITEQQEVAQQISDAISQPVGFGDVVDEDELLEELEELEQEELARDLLTVGDKEEEPPIELPSVPSIHLPAGPAPEADEDEEALKQLAEWVS from the exons ATGATGTCGCCGGGGTGCCCCAAGGAGCGATTGGCCCAGGCGGGCCTCGGAGCGCTGAGGCTGCACCCTCCCCGAGCAAAGGCGGAAGTCGCAGGACGCCGTGGGGCGGAGGCGGGAGAGGCGAGGGTGGCGATGAGTGGTCTCAGCCGACTCTTCGGGAGGG ggaagaaagagaaggggccaACCCCCGAAGAGGCAATACAGAAACTGAAGGACACAGAGAAGATACTGATCAAGAAACAGGAGTTTCTGGAGCAGAGGATTCAACAGGAGCTACAGATGGCCAAGAAGCATGGGATCAAGAACAAGAGAG CTGCCCTACAGGCTTTGCGGAGGAAGAAAAGATTGGAACAACAGCTGGCACAAACCGATGGAACATTATCCACCCTGGAGTTTCAGCGTGAGGCCATTGAAAATGCCACCACCAATGCAGAAGTGGTTCGTACCATGGAGCTCGCTGCCCAAGGCATGAAGAAGGCCTACCAGGACAT GGACATTGACAAGGTGGATGAACTGATGGCTGACATCACAGAACAACAGGAGGTGGCCCAGCAGATCTCAGATGCCATTTCTCAGCCTGTGGGCTTTGGAGATGTTGTGGATGAG GATGAACTGTTGGAGGAGCTAGAGGAACTGGAGCAGGAGGAATTGGCCCGGGACTTATTAACTGTGGGTGACAAGGAGGAAGAACCCCCCATCGAACTGCCCAGTGTACCCTCTATACATCTGCCTGCAGGGCCAG CTCCTGAAGCAGATGAAGATGAAGAAGCCCTAAAGCAGTTGGCTGAGTGGGTATCCTGA
- the TSSK4 gene encoding testis-specific serine/threonine-protein kinase 4 isoform X3: MGKGDTSEVAPPTSAYRSVMEDYGYEVGKVIGNGSYGTVYEAYYTKQKVMVAVKIISKKKASEDYLNKFLPREIQVMKVLRHKYLINFYQAIETTSRVYIILELAQGGDVLEWIQRYGACSEPLAGKWFSQMTLGIAYLHSKGIVHRDLKLENLLLDKRENVKISDFGFAKMVPSNQTVHSSPSYRQVNCFTNHLSQTYCGSFAYACPEILLGLPYNPFLSDTWSMGVILYTLVVARLPFDDTNLKKLLKETQKEVTFPSNYSISQECKNLILQTLRQATKRATILDIIKDPWVLKFQPEQPTHEIRLLEAMCQPPSTTNRHQSLEINT, from the exons ATGGGGAAGGGAGACACCTCGGAGGTAGCACCACCCACCTCAGCCTACCGCTCTGTCATGGAGGACTATGGTTATGAGGTGGGCAAGGTCATTGGCAATGGCTCCTATGGGACGGTGTATGAGGCTTACTACACAAAGCAGAAGGTGATGGTGGCTGTCAAGATCATCTCAAAGaagaaggcctctgaggactaTCTTAACAAGTTCCTGCCCCGTGAGATACAG GTAATGAAGGTCCTGCGGCACAAGTACCTCATCAACTTCTACCAGGCCATCGAAACCACATCCCGAGTGTACATCATTCTGGAGCTGGCTCAGGGCGGGGACGTCCTGGAGTGGATCCAGCGCTACGGGGCTTGCTCTGAGCCCCTTGCTGGCAAGTGGTTCTCCCAGATGACCCTGGGCATCGCCTATCTGCACAGCAAGGGCATCGTGCACCG GGACTTAAAGTTGGAGAACCTGTTGCTGGACAAGCGGGAGAATGTGAAGATATCGGACTTTGGCTTCGCCAAGATGGTGCCTTCTAACCAGACAGTGCACAGTAGCCCTTCTTACCGCCAAGTGAACTGCTTTACAAACCACCTCAGCCAGACCTACTGTGGCAGCTTTGCTTATGCATGCCCAGAGATCTTGCTGGGCTTGCCCTACAACCCTTTCCTGTCTGACACCTGGAGCATGGGTGTCATCCTCTACACTCTAGTGGTTGCCCGGCTGCCCTTTGATGACACCAATCTCAAGAAGCTGCTGAAAGAGACTCAAAAGGAGGTCACTTTTCCATCTAACTACTCCAtctcccaggaatgcaag AACCTGATCCTCCAGACGCTACGCCAAGCCACCAAACGGGCCACCATCCTGGACATCATCAAGGATCCTTGGGTGCTCAAGTTCCAGCCTGAGCAACCCACCCATGAGATCAGGCTGCTTGAGGCCATGTGCCAACCCCCCAGCACCACTAATCGGCACCAATCCTTGGAAATCAATACCTAA
- the TSSK4 gene encoding testis-specific serine/threonine-protein kinase 4 isoform X1, producing the protein MKVLRHKYLINFYQAIETTSRVYIILELAQGGDVLEWIQRYGACSEPLAGKWFSQMTLGIAYLHSKGIVHRLTPSLSAAGRDLKLENLLLDKRENVKISDFGFAKMVPSNQTVHSSPSYRQVNCFTNHLSQTYCGSFAYACPEILLGLPYNPFLSDTWSMGVILYTLVVARLPFDDTNLKKLLKETQKEVTFPSNYSISQECKNLILQTLRQATKRATILDIIKDPWVLKFQPEQPTHEIRLLEAMCQPPSTTNRHQSLEINT; encoded by the exons ATGAAGGTCCTGCGGCACAAGTACCTCATCAACTTCTACCAGGCCATCGAAACCACATCCCGAGTGTACATCATTCTGGAGCTGGCTCAGGGCGGGGACGTCCTGGAGTGGATCCAGCGCTACGGGGCTTGCTCTGAGCCCCTTGCTGGCAAGTGGTTCTCCCAGATGACCCTGGGCATCGCCTATCTGCACAGCAAGGGCATCGTGCACCG CCTGACCCCCAGCCTTTCTGCTGCTGGTAGGGACTTAAAGTTGGAGAACCTGTTGCTGGACAAGCGGGAGAATGTGAAGATATCGGACTTTGGCTTCGCCAAGATGGTGCCTTCTAACCAGACAGTGCACAGTAGCCCTTCTTACCGCCAAGTGAACTGCTTTACAAACCACCTCAGCCAGACCTACTGTGGCAGCTTTGCTTATGCATGCCCAGAGATCTTGCTGGGCTTGCCCTACAACCCTTTCCTGTCTGACACCTGGAGCATGGGTGTCATCCTCTACACTCTAGTGGTTGCCCGGCTGCCCTTTGATGACACCAATCTCAAGAAGCTGCTGAAAGAGACTCAAAAGGAGGTCACTTTTCCATCTAACTACTCCAtctcccaggaatgcaag AACCTGATCCTCCAGACGCTACGCCAAGCCACCAAACGGGCCACCATCCTGGACATCATCAAGGATCCTTGGGTGCTCAAGTTCCAGCCTGAGCAACCCACCCATGAGATCAGGCTGCTTGAGGCCATGTGCCAACCCCCCAGCACCACTAATCGGCACCAATCCTTGGAAATCAATACCTAA
- the TSSK4 gene encoding testis-specific serine/threonine-protein kinase 4 isoform X2 translates to MGKGDTSEVAPPTSAYRSVMEDYGYEVGKVIGNGSYGTVYEAYYTKQKVMVAVKIISKKKASEDYLNKFLPREIQVMKVLRHKYLINFYQAIETTSRVYIILELAQGGDVLEWIQRYGACSEPLAGKWFSQMTLGIAYLHSKGIVHRLTPSLSAAGRDLKLENLLLDKRENVKISDFGFAKMVPSNQTVHSSPSYRQVNCFTNHLSQTYCGSFAYACPEILLGLPYNPFLSDTWSMGVILYTLVVARLPFDDTNLKKLLKETQKEVTFPSNYSISQECKNLILQTLRQATKRATILDIIKDPWVLKFQPEQPTHEIRLLEAMCQPPSTTNRHQSLEINT, encoded by the exons ATGGGGAAGGGAGACACCTCGGAGGTAGCACCACCCACCTCAGCCTACCGCTCTGTCATGGAGGACTATGGTTATGAGGTGGGCAAGGTCATTGGCAATGGCTCCTATGGGACGGTGTATGAGGCTTACTACACAAAGCAGAAGGTGATGGTGGCTGTCAAGATCATCTCAAAGaagaaggcctctgaggactaTCTTAACAAGTTCCTGCCCCGTGAGATACAG GTAATGAAGGTCCTGCGGCACAAGTACCTCATCAACTTCTACCAGGCCATCGAAACCACATCCCGAGTGTACATCATTCTGGAGCTGGCTCAGGGCGGGGACGTCCTGGAGTGGATCCAGCGCTACGGGGCTTGCTCTGAGCCCCTTGCTGGCAAGTGGTTCTCCCAGATGACCCTGGGCATCGCCTATCTGCACAGCAAGGGCATCGTGCACCG CCTGACCCCCAGCCTTTCTGCTGCTGGTAGGGACTTAAAGTTGGAGAACCTGTTGCTGGACAAGCGGGAGAATGTGAAGATATCGGACTTTGGCTTCGCCAAGATGGTGCCTTCTAACCAGACAGTGCACAGTAGCCCTTCTTACCGCCAAGTGAACTGCTTTACAAACCACCTCAGCCAGACCTACTGTGGCAGCTTTGCTTATGCATGCCCAGAGATCTTGCTGGGCTTGCCCTACAACCCTTTCCTGTCTGACACCTGGAGCATGGGTGTCATCCTCTACACTCTAGTGGTTGCCCGGCTGCCCTTTGATGACACCAATCTCAAGAAGCTGCTGAAAGAGACTCAAAAGGAGGTCACTTTTCCATCTAACTACTCCAtctcccaggaatgcaag AACCTGATCCTCCAGACGCTACGCCAAGCCACCAAACGGGCCACCATCCTGGACATCATCAAGGATCCTTGGGTGCTCAAGTTCCAGCCTGAGCAACCCACCCATGAGATCAGGCTGCTTGAGGCCATGTGCCAACCCCCCAGCACCACTAATCGGCACCAATCCTTGGAAATCAATACCTAA